TAGTAGTTAACAACATTGTTTAATTAGTTTGTTAATAATGGCGGCGAATCaaggcaacaacaacaacaacattatCAGCAACAACAACGGGGTTGTTTTCGAGGATTTCCTACCATCGATGGTGGAGAAGCTCGGGGAAGAAGGGTTCATGGACGAACTATGTAAGGGTTTTCGACTACTAATAGACGAACAAAAGGGGGTGATAACATTTGAGAGCTTAAAGAAGAATTTAGGGGTTTTAGGGTTGGAAGGGATGAGTGATGAAGAAGTAAGGGAAATGTTGAGAGAAGGTGATGTGGATAAAGATGGATGTTTGAACCAAATGGAGTTTTGTGTTTTGATGTTTAGGTTAAGTCCTGGTTTGATGGATGGTTCTATGAGGTGGCTTCAACAAGCTCTTGGTCAAAGATCATCATGATTGATTGATTAATCATATTATATTCTTGCTAAATTTAGTTGATTAGTTCTTAATTAAGGCTATTATTAGCAagttttattaaattttttgaATGTCATTTTATTTCATTGCATTGTTTTGTTATTGGCTAGCTAGGGAATGTTAATGTTGATTGTGAAATAGGTGAATTTAGTGTGTGTCATGTAATATGATCCCTATTTTATGATCAATGAACCTTTTATTGTTACCAAAATGATGAAATAATTTCGCTTTTTTTTGTTGGGTGAGCTTATAATTTACTTCATCGGTCTATTCGAGTAATGCCGTCCATATATTAGTTCCTTAGTCTGAAAATAATAGTTACATACTCGTATATCATTTTAGAGTATCCAATATCGTTGTCTTCTTTCTAAAAACAGAAATAGGTTATGGATTAACTTCCAAACTGTACGGAAAGCCTACCGGCAAGCCGGTAGGACATCCCTTTACAGCTACGACGAATGCACAGATCTAAAGGAGACACCAAGACCGCAGTCGGTACCTTAGGTATACGACCCATAGTCGGCATTTCTCTGACATTATCCATCAGTCAGACCCGAAGGAGAAGAGTCGGAATCAAAGGGTAATAACCCGGATCCTCTGTACAAGTAACCCGTCT
This Spinacia oleracea cultivar Varoflay chromosome 6, BTI_SOV_V1, whole genome shotgun sequence DNA region includes the following protein-coding sequences:
- the LOC110806257 gene encoding calcium-binding protein PBP1-like, with the translated sequence MAANQGNNNNNIISNNNGVVFEDFLPSMVEKLGEEGFMDELCKGFRLLIDEQKGVITFESLKKNLGVLGLEGMSDEEVREMLREGDVDKDGCLNQMEFCVLMFRLSPGLMDGSMRWLQQALGQRSS